The Parasegetibacter sp. NRK P23 genome includes a window with the following:
- the rnc gene encoding ribonuclease III produces MELFDRLFRKSTGETGFKAQLKNVIGFTPGKLSLYKTALTHRSVRDNADQNNERLEYLGDAILSAIIADYLFKKYPYKEEGFLTEMRSKMVNRQQLNEIAVKMGLKKITAFNKLDNSLKISQIFGNTLEAVVGAVYLDKGYNKTRIWVLERIIIPHFFMDDLETLEINHKNKLYGWANKNGHNLEFETLSEKFENGRRLFTIGAVVDGKLLAEGKAYNKKDASQIAAQIAVEKLGLSKPEEE; encoded by the coding sequence GTGGAATTATTCGACAGACTCTTCAGGAAATCGACCGGGGAAACTGGTTTTAAGGCGCAATTAAAGAATGTTATCGGGTTCACCCCTGGAAAACTCTCCCTTTATAAGACAGCGCTGACCCACCGCTCCGTTCGCGACAACGCCGATCAGAACAACGAACGCCTTGAATACCTGGGCGACGCGATTCTCAGCGCCATCATCGCCGATTATCTTTTCAAAAAATATCCCTATAAAGAAGAAGGTTTCCTCACGGAAATGCGGAGCAAAATGGTGAACCGCCAGCAGCTCAACGAAATTGCCGTGAAAATGGGGTTGAAAAAGATCACCGCCTTCAATAAGCTGGATAACTCTCTAAAGATCAGCCAGATTTTCGGCAATACGCTGGAAGCCGTTGTGGGCGCGGTTTACCTCGATAAGGGCTACAACAAAACCAGGATATGGGTGCTGGAACGCATCATCATCCCCCACTTTTTTATGGACGACCTCGAAACCCTCGAGATCAACCACAAAAACAAGTTGTACGGCTGGGCAAACAAAAACGGACACAACCTCGAATTTGAAACCCTCAGTGAAAAATTTGAGAACGGTCGCCGCCTTTTTACCATCGGCGCCGTAGTGGATGGAAAACTGCTGGCCGAAGGCAAAGCCTACAATAAGAAAGACGCCAGCCAGATCGCGGCCCAGATCGCCGTTGAAAAACTCGGTCTCTCCAAACCCGAGGAAGAGTAA
- the fabF gene encoding beta-ketoacyl-ACP synthase II — MELKRVVVTGIGALTPLGNSVSESWNGLINGVPGADFITLFDSSKFKTRFACELKNFEATNYLDKKEARKLDRFTQTALVASDEAVADAGISKESVNPDRVGVIYGSGIGGLITFQEEVTNFAKGDGTPRFNPFFIPKMILDIAAGHISMRHGFRGPNFSVVSACASSTNAILDAFNYIRLGKADIIISGGSESVISEAGVGGFNAMKALSERNDDPKTASRPFDKERDGFVMGEGAGVLILEELEHALKRGAKIYCEIAGGGATADAHHLTAPHPEGLGAKNVMFAALADAGMKPEDIDYINVHGTSTPLGDIAETKAIKHVFGEHAYNLNISSTKSMTGHLLGAAGAIEAIASILSVQNDIVPPTINHFTDDPELDQQLNFTFWKAQQRTVRAALSNTFGFGGHNASLIVKKFVA, encoded by the coding sequence ATGGAATTAAAAAGAGTTGTAGTAACTGGAATCGGTGCCCTCACTCCATTGGGTAATTCTGTTTCTGAATCTTGGAACGGGTTGATCAATGGCGTACCTGGCGCCGATTTCATTACCCTCTTTGACAGCAGCAAGTTCAAAACACGTTTCGCGTGCGAACTGAAGAACTTTGAAGCCACCAATTATCTGGACAAAAAAGAAGCCCGCAAACTCGACCGTTTCACCCAAACGGCCCTCGTGGCCAGCGATGAAGCGGTAGCCGATGCAGGCATCTCCAAAGAATCCGTTAATCCCGACCGCGTAGGTGTGATCTATGGCAGTGGGATCGGCGGATTGATTACTTTCCAGGAAGAGGTGACCAATTTCGCGAAAGGTGACGGTACTCCCCGCTTCAATCCTTTCTTTATTCCAAAGATGATCCTCGATATCGCAGCCGGGCATATTTCCATGCGCCACGGTTTCAGAGGACCAAACTTCTCCGTTGTTTCCGCCTGTGCCTCTTCTACCAACGCCATCCTCGACGCCTTCAATTACATCCGTCTCGGAAAAGCCGATATCATTATTTCCGGCGGTTCTGAAAGTGTAATCAGTGAAGCAGGTGTGGGTGGGTTTAACGCCATGAAAGCGCTCAGCGAAAGAAACGACGACCCCAAAACAGCCAGCCGCCCCTTCGATAAGGAACGCGATGGTTTTGTAATGGGTGAAGGCGCAGGTGTGCTGATCCTGGAAGAACTGGAACACGCGCTGAAAAGAGGCGCCAAAATTTATTGTGAGATCGCCGGAGGCGGCGCAACCGCCGACGCGCACCACCTCACAGCCCCTCACCCCGAAGGACTCGGCGCAAAGAACGTCATGTTCGCCGCCCTCGCAGACGCGGGAATGAAACCGGAAGACATCGACTACATCAATGTGCACGGCACTTCCACCCCACTGGGTGATATCGCCGAAACAAAGGCCATCAAACACGTATTCGGAGAACACGCGTATAACCTGAACATCAGCTCCACCAAGTCGATGACGGGTCACCTCCTGGGTGCCGCAGGGGCCATAGAAGCCATCGCTTCCATCCTCAGCGTACAAAACGATATTGTTCCTCCCACCATCAACCACTTTACGGACGATCCCGAACTGGACCAGCAACTGAATTTTACTTTCTGGAAAGCACAACAAAGAACCGTAAGAGCAGCACTCAGCAATACTTTCGGATTCGGCGGACACAATGCTTCACTGATTGTAAAAAAATTCGTAGCTTGA
- a CDS encoding acyl carrier protein, whose translation MSDIATRVKKIIVDKLGVDEAEVTNEASFTNDLGADSLDTVELIMEFEKEFNISIPDEQAETITTVGQAVAYLEEHAK comes from the coding sequence ATGTCAGACATCGCAACAAGAGTGAAGAAAATCATTGTCGACAAATTAGGCGTTGATGAAGCTGAAGTAACCAACGAAGCTTCTTTTACGAACGACTTAGGTGCTGATTCACTCGACACCGTGGAACTGATCATGGAATTTGAGAAGGAATTCAACATCTCTATTCCTGATGAACAAGCTGAGACCATCACCACTGTAGGACAGGCAGTAGCGTACCTCGAAGAGCACGCGAAGTAA
- a CDS encoding GNAT family N-acetyltransferase — translation MALKLIEHGSPEYKQMVDLRYQVLRQPLGLSFDDVQLAAEKEDILIGAFDEEDLLACCVLTKEDSDTVRLRQMAVQNNLQGKGIGATLMNFAENIARDRGFTRLTMHARKTAVGFYEKLGYNVCSDEFLEVTIPHYVMEKSLLQF, via the coding sequence ATGGCACTGAAACTCATCGAGCACGGTTCCCCGGAATATAAGCAAATGGTGGACCTCCGTTACCAGGTATTGCGTCAACCGCTGGGTTTGTCATTCGACGACGTCCAACTCGCGGCGGAAAAGGAAGATATACTCATCGGGGCATTTGATGAAGAGGACCTGCTCGCCTGTTGTGTACTCACAAAAGAAGACAGTGATACGGTTCGGTTAAGGCAGATGGCGGTACAGAATAACCTGCAGGGCAAGGGAATAGGCGCCACCCTGATGAACTTCGCTGAAAATATCGCGCGCGACAGAGGTTTTACCCGGCTCACCATGCACGCGCGCAAAACCGCGGTAGGCTTTTATGAGAAACTGGGTTACAATGTTTGCAGCGACGAATTCCTGGAAGTGACTATCCCGCATTATGTAATGGAGAAATCCCTGCTTCAGTTCTGA
- a CDS encoding efflux RND transporter periplasmic adaptor subunit: MSIGKILRIVLILAILGVITWLVVEKVSRTEKAAEKNAPAKSSGAFLADGFVVATSSINNSVDAAGTLASNEMIELKSEITGRVTGIFFKEGAQVKKGDLLVKLYDEDIRAQIKKLEYQKSLAEKTLERQKELLKISGISQQEVDISANQVDIYNADVLYQKALLQRTELRAPFSGIIGIRNISEGAIIAPTTVIATLLQNNPLKIDFTIPEKYRPVINTKDYIEFTVAGDTNRYRGNIYVIDPQIDLTTRTVKIRALASNPSGKLSPGTFASIKLVLRNTPDALMIPSQAVIPGSRDKKVIVSENGQTRFVTVETGLRTEQEVQITSGLQPGDTILISGMMQAKPGMPVKFTNLKKPA, translated from the coding sequence ATGAGCATCGGAAAAATTCTCCGTATCGTATTGATTCTTGCCATATTGGGGGTAATTACCTGGCTGGTGGTAGAGAAAGTTTCCCGCACCGAAAAGGCCGCTGAAAAGAATGCCCCTGCAAAAAGTTCCGGCGCTTTCCTGGCCGATGGTTTCGTGGTGGCCACTTCTTCCATCAATAATTCCGTGGATGCGGCAGGTACACTTGCCAGCAACGAAATGATAGAACTCAAATCCGAGATCACGGGCCGGGTAACAGGTATATTTTTTAAAGAAGGCGCCCAGGTAAAAAAGGGTGATCTGCTGGTGAAACTATATGATGAAGATATCCGGGCACAGATCAAAAAACTGGAATACCAGAAGAGTTTAGCCGAAAAAACGCTTGAAAGGCAGAAAGAATTGCTGAAAATAAGTGGTATAAGTCAGCAGGAAGTAGATATCTCCGCCAATCAGGTAGATATATATAATGCTGATGTGTTGTACCAGAAGGCGCTTTTGCAACGCACGGAACTGCGTGCACCGTTCAGCGGCATCATCGGAATCCGCAACATCAGCGAGGGGGCGATCATCGCGCCCACCACTGTAATCGCTACTTTATTGCAGAACAATCCCCTTAAAATAGATTTCACCATCCCCGAAAAGTACCGCCCCGTCATCAATACCAAAGATTATATAGAGTTTACCGTAGCCGGCGATACCAACCGCTATCGTGGTAATATATATGTAATCGATCCACAGATCGACCTCACCACCCGCACGGTGAAGATCAGGGCCCTGGCCTCCAATCCTTCCGGAAAGCTTTCTCCAGGCACGTTCGCCAGCATCAAACTTGTTTTACGCAATACCCCGGATGCCCTTATGATTCCCTCCCAGGCGGTGATTCCCGGCTCCCGCGATAAAAAAGTAATTGTGTCTGAAAACGGTCAAACCAGGTTCGTGACCGTGGAAACCGGCTTGCGTACCGAACAGGAAGTACAGATCACTTCCGGTCTGCAACCGGGCGATACCATCCTCATCAGTGGCATGATGCAGGCGAAACCCGGCATGCCCGTGAAGTTCACCAACCTGAAAAAACCAGCCTGA
- a CDS encoding efflux RND transporter permease subunit — protein sequence MSLPSLSLKRPVFAIVMNIIIVLFGVVGFTFLGVRDFPAIDPPIVNVRTSYPGANSDIIETQITEPLEKSINGIAGIKNISSSSSQGSSNITVEFDLGIDLEAAANDVRDKVSQAQRSLPPDIDAPPVVSKEDANSDAILAMTVQSNVRNQLEITEYASNVLVEKLQTIPGVSSIRIWGEKRYAMRLWMDPVKLSAYSLTPSDVQAALQQQNVELPGGKIAGNATELTVRTFGRLNTEDDFNNLILKNENGSTIRFRDIGQAILGPENEETILKESGVPMVALALTPQPGSNYVAITDEFYKRYDQLKKDLPEDIITNVAFDNTRFIRKSILEVEETLIIALVLVILIIYLFFRDWLMAFRPLVDIPVSLIAAFFIMYLCGFTINILTLLAIVLATGLVVDDGIVVTENIYKKIEAGMPRMRAAKEGSEEIFFAVIATSITLAFVFLPIVFLEGFVGSLFREFAIVVAGAVLVSAFVSLTLTPVLNVKLGKKTHTHSWFYRKTEPFFTGMETGYQRSLEKFMKIRWTAMLIILGCVALIFFAFRSLQSELAPLEDRSQFRLSFSAPEGTAYDYMAAYMDEVVDFIIDSVPEKKALITVTSPGFSGAGAVNSGFANIVLNEPNERTRSQKDIVNMVNRNMKNFPQGKVFATEQQTIQVGRRGGLPVSFVLQHINFDSLSAVLPRFLDEAGQNPVFANVDVDLKFNKPELRIEINRAKASELGVSVDDISQTLQLALSNLRYGYFVRNGKQYQVMGQVFRANRDKPADLQNIYVRNSRGEAIQLDNLVTIEEKTSPPVIYHFNRYKSATVSASLAPGKTIGDGVDAMYGIVDKLKKEGVMDDSFNTALSGSSRDFAESGSNTSFALLLALALIYLVLAAQFESWIDPLTIMLTVPLAFAGALFSLWIFDQTWNIFSQIGVIMLIGLVTKNGILIVEFANQKRDEGLSKSEAAIVASSMRLRPILMTSLAMALGALPIALSLGAASTSRIPLGIVIVGGIMFSLVLTLYVIPAMYSYLSRRKKSKDADELVDEEASISVAQV from the coding sequence ATGAGTTTACCATCCCTCTCGTTAAAAAGGCCGGTTTTCGCCATCGTGATGAACATCATCATCGTACTGTTCGGTGTGGTGGGCTTTACTTTCCTTGGCGTCCGCGATTTCCCTGCCATCGATCCACCCATTGTGAACGTGCGCACTTCCTACCCCGGTGCCAATTCGGATATCATTGAAACACAGATCACCGAACCGCTGGAGAAATCCATCAACGGCATCGCCGGTATCAAAAATATCTCTTCCAGCTCCAGCCAGGGTTCCAGCAATATCACGGTAGAATTCGACCTGGGTATCGACCTGGAAGCCGCCGCCAACGACGTGCGCGACAAGGTTTCCCAGGCACAACGCAGTTTGCCCCCGGATATCGACGCGCCGCCCGTGGTTTCCAAAGAAGACGCGAACTCCGACGCCATCCTCGCCATGACCGTGCAGAGTAATGTCCGGAACCAGTTGGAAATCACGGAATATGCGAGTAATGTACTCGTAGAGAAATTACAAACCATTCCCGGCGTGAGTTCCATCCGTATATGGGGCGAAAAGCGTTACGCCATGCGGCTTTGGATGGATCCGGTAAAGCTCTCAGCGTATAGTCTTACACCAAGTGATGTGCAAGCCGCGCTGCAACAACAGAACGTGGAACTTCCCGGTGGGAAGATCGCGGGTAACGCCACGGAGCTTACCGTACGCACCTTCGGGAGACTTAATACAGAAGACGATTTCAACAACCTGATCCTTAAAAATGAAAACGGCAGCACCATCCGATTCCGTGATATCGGGCAGGCTATACTTGGTCCGGAGAATGAGGAAACCATTCTGAAAGAATCGGGTGTACCCATGGTGGCGCTGGCGTTAACGCCGCAGCCGGGTTCCAACTATGTAGCCATTACCGATGAATTTTACAAACGATACGACCAGCTCAAAAAAGACCTTCCCGAAGACATCATCACCAATGTAGCCTTTGACAATACGCGTTTTATCCGCAAATCGATACTCGAAGTGGAAGAAACGCTCATCATCGCGCTGGTGCTGGTGATCCTGATCATCTACCTTTTCTTCCGCGACTGGCTCATGGCCTTCCGCCCATTGGTAGACATTCCCGTTTCGCTGATCGCGGCGTTCTTTATCATGTATTTGTGCGGGTTCACCATTAATATCCTTACGTTACTGGCCATTGTACTGGCAACAGGACTGGTGGTGGATGACGGCATCGTGGTAACAGAAAACATTTACAAAAAAATTGAAGCGGGCATGCCACGGATGCGCGCCGCCAAAGAAGGTTCTGAAGAAATATTCTTCGCGGTCATCGCCACGTCCATCACGCTGGCTTTTGTGTTCCTGCCCATAGTTTTCCTGGAGGGCTTCGTAGGAAGCCTGTTCCGTGAATTCGCCATCGTGGTAGCGGGTGCGGTATTGGTTTCCGCCTTTGTATCGCTTACGTTAACACCTGTATTGAACGTGAAACTGGGGAAGAAAACGCACACCCATTCCTGGTTCTACCGCAAAACGGAACCTTTCTTTACAGGTATGGAAACGGGTTACCAACGTTCCCTGGAAAAATTCATGAAAATCAGGTGGACCGCTATGCTGATTATCCTGGGTTGTGTGGCGCTCATCTTTTTCGCCTTCCGTTCCCTGCAATCGGAACTGGCGCCCCTGGAGGACCGTAGCCAGTTCAGGCTTTCCTTCTCCGCGCCGGAAGGTACCGCATACGATTATATGGCCGCGTACATGGATGAAGTGGTTGATTTCATTATTGATTCCGTTCCTGAAAAAAAGGCCCTCATCACCGTTACTTCCCCTGGATTCAGTGGTGCGGGCGCCGTAAACAGTGGCTTCGCGAATATCGTTTTGAACGAACCCAATGAGCGGACACGCTCACAAAAGGATATCGTGAACATGGTGAACCGCAACATGAAGAATTTCCCGCAGGGAAAAGTGTTCGCCACCGAGCAGCAGACCATCCAGGTGGGAAGAAGGGGAGGGTTACCCGTTTCCTTCGTATTGCAGCACATCAACTTTGATAGTCTTTCCGCGGTTTTGCCGCGTTTCCTCGACGAAGCCGGCCAGAACCCCGTTTTCGCGAACGTGGATGTGGACCTGAAATTCAATAAACCAGAACTCCGTATTGAGATCAATCGTGCAAAAGCAAGTGAACTCGGAGTTTCTGTAGATGATATCTCTCAAACCCTGCAACTGGCGCTCAGTAACCTGCGCTATGGTTATTTCGTCCGCAACGGAAAGCAGTACCAGGTGATGGGGCAGGTATTCCGGGCCAACCGCGATAAACCCGCCGATCTCCAGAATATTTATGTAAGAAATAGTCGGGGCGAAGCCATTCAACTCGATAACCTCGTTACTATTGAAGAGAAGACGAGTCCGCCTGTGATCTACCACTTCAACCGGTACAAATCCGCCACCGTTTCAGCGAGCCTGGCACCGGGCAAAACAATTGGCGACGGGGTGGACGCGATGTACGGGATAGTGGACAAACTGAAAAAGGAAGGCGTGATGGACGATTCATTCAATACCGCGCTATCCGGTTCTTCCCGCGATTTCGCTGAAAGCGGCTCCAATACATCCTTTGCCCTGCTCCTTGCCCTGGCACTGATTTACCTGGTACTGGCCGCACAGTTCGAAAGCTGGATCGACCCGCTCACCATCATGCTTACCGTACCGCTGGCATTTGCCGGAGCGTTGTTCTCCCTGTGGATATTCGACCAAACCTGGAACATCTTCTCCCAGATCGGGGTGATCATGCTGATCGGGCTGGTCACGAAAAACGGTATCCTCATCGTGGAATTCGCGAACCAAAAGCGCGACGAAGGATTGAGCAAGTCGGAAGCCGCAATTGTAGCATCTTCCATGCGTTTGCGGCCCATCCTCATGACCAGCCTGGCCATGGCGTTGGGCGCTTTACCCATCGCCCTGTCGCTCGGCGCGGCTTCTACCAGCCGTATCCCGCTTGGAATTGTAATTGTGGGTGGCATCATGTTCTCGCTGGTACTCACTTTGTACGTGATCCCAGCGATGTATTCTTATTTGTCAAGAAGAAAAAAATCGAAGGACGCGGATGAACTGGTAGACGAAGAAGCCAGCATTTCCGTGGCCCAGGTATAA
- a CDS encoding TolC family protein has translation MKQYLLRSILLTTLGFLATGISAQNLLTPEDAIAAALEKNYDIKLVRNDSASFAVDYQYSYAGFLPRINGTASKTWNVNRQKQELSNGTKRDTSGIQSNNLSASIGMNWTLFDGLKMFATRERLKQFQALGELTVKNQVVNTVADVLVNYYNIVRQKQQLRAIEEQMSINEERVKIADQKIFSGLGSKPELLQAKVDLNAQKASRLEQLTLIGQLRDQLNQLIGLNVGEVYEVLDSIPINSGLSLGEITQNLDQTNPALLLTKKNIDIAGLVLKERRAELWPTLSLNTSYNLSRNVNKAVINTFTPLFNQNLGFNYGFGLSVPILNGFNTRRLIKQAELDIAYQETFYDNQRSLINVAISNAFKDYVLQKDLLALEEENIQLAKENVVIALARFKQGLFTNLELREAQISLEQGYNRLIAARYNTKLAETELLRQKGELIITR, from the coding sequence ATGAAGCAATATTTGCTCCGATCTATACTGCTCACCACATTGGGTTTTCTGGCAACCGGTATTTCCGCGCAAAACCTGCTTACGCCGGAAGACGCCATTGCTGCCGCGTTGGAGAAAAACTACGATATAAAACTGGTGCGGAACGATTCAGCTTCCTTCGCCGTGGATTACCAGTATTCCTATGCCGGCTTCCTACCCCGCATCAACGGTACGGCTTCAAAAACCTGGAACGTGAACCGGCAGAAGCAGGAACTGAGCAATGGCACCAAACGCGATACCAGCGGCATTCAATCCAACAACCTATCTGCCTCTATCGGAATGAACTGGACCCTGTTCGATGGCCTTAAAATGTTCGCCACGCGCGAAAGACTGAAACAATTCCAGGCACTGGGCGAATTAACGGTGAAGAACCAGGTGGTGAATACGGTGGCCGATGTGCTCGTGAACTATTACAATATTGTTCGCCAGAAGCAACAACTGCGCGCCATCGAAGAGCAGATGTCGATCAACGAAGAGCGTGTGAAAATCGCCGATCAGAAGATATTTTCGGGGCTGGGTTCCAAACCCGAACTGCTCCAGGCGAAAGTGGACCTGAACGCCCAAAAAGCTTCCAGGCTGGAACAATTAACGTTAATAGGGCAACTCCGCGACCAGCTCAACCAACTGATAGGCCTGAATGTGGGAGAAGTGTACGAAGTACTTGATTCTATTCCCATCAACAGCGGGTTAAGTCTGGGAGAAATCACGCAGAACCTGGACCAGACCAACCCCGCACTTCTGCTGACCAAAAAGAACATAGATATCGCCGGGCTGGTATTGAAGGAAAGACGGGCGGAACTTTGGCCCACACTGAGTTTAAATACATCGTATAACCTTTCACGTAATGTGAACAAAGCGGTGATCAACACCTTTACGCCGTTGTTCAACCAGAACCTGGGTTTCAATTACGGCTTCGGTTTATCGGTCCCCATTCTCAACGGATTCAATACAAGAAGACTCATTAAACAGGCTGAACTGGACATCGCTTACCAGGAAACCTTCTACGACAACCAGCGTTCACTCATCAACGTGGCCATCAGCAATGCTTTCAAGGATTATGTATTGCAGAAGGACCTGCTGGCGCTGGAAGAAGAGAACATTCAACTGGCGAAAGAAAATGTGGTGATCGCGCTGGCGCGCTTCAAGCAGGGACTGTTCACCAACCTGGAACTGCGTGAAGCGCAAATCAGTCTGGAACAGGGCTACAACAGGTTGATCGCCGCACGGTACAATACCAAACTTGCTGAAACCGAGTTGCTCCGGCAGAAGGGAGAACTCATCATCACCCGCTGA
- a CDS encoding YcxB family protein yields MTIQFGYDKKQVIQALRYHFLNRPELKILVIIINLFALTSAVFFYLKYIQTISFLIFSLLWFALMLVIWRILPGSIYKKSHTFKDHFSMSFRDEHIVLRTQMGERSWNWKQISYYMESPYFFHLYFDAKSFFLVPKDAMQGDPSTIEVRKFISERVRKG; encoded by the coding sequence ATGACCATTCAGTTCGGTTACGATAAAAAACAGGTGATACAGGCATTACGCTATCATTTCCTGAACAGGCCCGAATTAAAGATACTTGTGATTATTATTAACCTGTTCGCGCTTACTTCTGCCGTATTCTTCTACCTCAAATACATTCAAACCATCTCCTTCCTGATATTTTCTTTGCTGTGGTTCGCGCTGATGCTGGTGATATGGCGCATTCTTCCCGGCAGCATCTACAAAAAATCACACACCTTCAAAGATCATTTCTCGATGAGTTTCCGGGATGAACATATTGTGTTGCGTACACAAATGGGTGAACGTTCCTGGAACTGGAAACAGATCAGTTATTACATGGAAAGTCCTTATTTCTTTCACCTCTACTTCGATGCGAAATCTTTTTTCCTCGTACCGAAAGATGCGATGCAGGGCGATCCCAGCACCATTGAGGTGAGAAAATTCATCAGCGAACGGGTAAGAAAAGGCTGA
- a CDS encoding DUF2490 domain-containing protein, protein MKKTLVCTLILMAFSFYVAAQTQSAGWLATFNTIKTGKKTSIHYDMQFRSSGQWKQMQTMLFRPGLNYHFRKNMTATVGYALIENRRNITGVSGYAPEHRIWEQFIVTHPVVSAAVQHRFRLEQRFIGQPVVDGSGLKTDDYNTANRLRYFFRSVIPLQQTKTFEKGWFAAVQNEFFGNIGEKSNVNGKFFDQNRLYLAGGYRISKKIDIEAGYLNQYVNGRGSNFTNTHVAQLALYTRL, encoded by the coding sequence ATGAAAAAGACCCTTGTTTGTACATTGATCCTTATGGCCTTTTCTTTTTATGTTGCCGCCCAAACACAATCTGCGGGCTGGCTCGCAACCTTCAACACCATTAAGACCGGTAAAAAAACAAGCATTCACTACGATATGCAGTTCCGTTCCTCCGGTCAATGGAAGCAGATGCAGACCATGTTGTTCCGGCCCGGTCTTAACTATCATTTCCGCAAGAACATGACCGCTACCGTGGGTTATGCTTTGATAGAAAACAGGAGGAACATTACCGGTGTTTCCGGCTACGCACCTGAACACAGGATATGGGAGCAGTTTATTGTAACGCATCCCGTGGTAAGCGCGGCAGTACAGCACCGTTTCCGGCTGGAGCAGCGGTTTATTGGCCAGCCTGTGGTGGATGGTTCCGGTTTAAAGACCGACGACTACAATACAGCCAACAGGCTCCGGTATTTTTTCCGTTCCGTGATTCCTTTGCAACAAACGAAAACATTTGAAAAGGGATGGTTCGCTGCCGTTCAAAATGAATTTTTTGGCAATATTGGAGAGAAATCCAATGTAAATGGCAAGTTTTTTGACCAGAACAGGCTTTACCTGGCCGGCGGCTATCGCATTAGTAAAAAGATTGATATAGAAGCTGGTTATCTGAACCAATATGTGAACGGGCGCGGTTCGAACTTTACGAATACGCATGTGGCGCAACTGGCGCTTTATACAAGACTTTGA
- a CDS encoding geranylgeranylglyceryl/heptaprenylglyceryl phosphate synthase, with protein MKPQIYQSLTEKKQRALKSFGVLIDPDKVDMPAIDQLTRLANEAGVDYLLVGGSLVVSQHLDECILQIRQQSDIPVILFPGSPSQISKHADALLYLSLISGRNPELLIGQHVISAPFVKKSGLEIMSTGYMVIDGGAPTTVSYISNASPIPSDKNEIAVCTAMAGEMLGMKLIFMDAGSGARKPISEEMIAAVSASIEAPLLVGGGITTPEKAWRNCRAGADVVIVGNAIEKDITLIKEMSAAVKEAAVSI; from the coding sequence ATGAAGCCACAGATCTATCAATCACTTACGGAAAAGAAACAACGCGCACTGAAATCCTTCGGTGTGCTGATCGATCCCGATAAAGTGGATATGCCCGCGATAGATCAACTCACCCGGCTGGCCAACGAAGCCGGGGTGGACTACCTGCTGGTGGGCGGCAGCCTGGTGGTATCCCAGCACCTTGATGAATGTATTCTTCAGATCCGACAGCAATCGGATATCCCGGTGATCCTTTTCCCGGGAAGTCCTTCCCAGATCAGTAAGCACGCGGATGCGCTCTTGTACTTATCACTTATTTCCGGCAGAAACCCGGAGTTGCTGATTGGTCAGCATGTGATTTCTGCCCCCTTCGTCAAGAAGAGTGGTTTGGAGATCATGTCTACCGGGTATATGGTCATCGACGGCGGTGCGCCTACCACGGTTTCTTACATCAGCAATGCTTCGCCCATTCCTTCCGATAAAAATGAGATTGCGGTTTGTACCGCCATGGCCGGTGAAATGCTGGGCATGAAACTCATTTTCATGGACGCGGGCAGTGGTGCACGCAAACCCATCTCCGAAGAAATGATCGCGGCTGTTTCCGCTTCTATCGAGGCGCCTTTGCTGGTGGGCGGCGGCATTACCACACCCGAAAAAGCCTGGCGCAATTGCAGGGCCGGAGCGGATGTGGTGATTGTAGGCAACGCCATTGAAAAAGACATTACGCTGATTAAAGAAATGAGCGCTGCCGTGAAAGAAGCGGCGGTTTCTATCTAA